One stretch of Suricata suricatta isolate VVHF042 chromosome 13, meerkat_22Aug2017_6uvM2_HiC, whole genome shotgun sequence DNA includes these proteins:
- the SLC31A1 gene encoding high affinity copper uptake protein 1 has protein sequence MDHSHHAATGHMADNSTTMPSHHHHHPTTSAHHSHGGGMGGMMMSMTFYFGVKNVELLFSGLVINTAGEMAGAFVAVFLLAMFYEGLKIARESLLRKSQVSIRYNSMPVPGPNGTILMETHKTVGQQMLSFPHLLQTVLHIIQVVISYFLMLIFMTYNGYLCIAVAAGAGTGYFLFSWKKAVVVDITEHCH, from the exons ATGGACCATTCCCACCACGCGGCGACAGGCCATATGGCTGACAACAGTACCACAATGCcttctcaccaccaccaccacccgaCCACTTCGGCCCACCACTCTCACGGCGGAGGGATGGGCGGCATGATGATG TCTATGACATTCTACTTTGGCGTTAAGAATGTGGAACTATTGTTTTCTGGTTTGGTGATCAATACAGCCGGAG AAATGGCGGGAGCATTCGTGGCAGTATTTTTACTGGCGATGTTCTACGAAGGACTCAAGATAGCCCGGGAGAGCCTGCTGCGCAAGTCACAAGTCAGCATCCGCTACAATTCCATGCCGGTCCCGGGACCGAACGGAACCATCCTTATGGAGACACACAAAACTGTTGG gcagcAGATGCTGAGCTTTCCCCACCTGCTGCAGACAGTGCTGCACATCATCCAGGTGGTCATCAGCTACTTCCTCATGCTCATCTTCATGACCTACAACGGGTACCTGTGCATTGCGGTAGCAGCGGGGGCCGGCACAGGATACTTCCTCTTCAGCTGGAAGAAGGCAGTGGTGGTGGACATCACAGAGCATTGCCATTAA